The bacterium nucleotide sequence GACGACGTCGCAGTACACCAGCCAGGCGTTCAACGCCGGCGCCACGTCCGCCTCGGGCGTCGAGTTGGAGGTCGCGCTCGGCCGGCCGCAGGGACCGCGCCTGCAGGGGAACCTGACCGCCCAGGACACCCGCGACCGCGGCGACGATCCCGTCTACCGCGGCAAGGACCTGCCCTACCTGCCGGAATTCGAGGCGGCGCTGGAGGCCGCCCTGCCGATGGGCCCCTGGCGCCTGGGCGTGGGCTGGCAGCACCAGGCCGCGGCCTACCGCGACCGCTACAACTCCGCCGCCGACCGCATCCCCGTGCGCACGCTCTGGAACGCGTCCGTGGCCCGCGCGTGGCGGCGGGGGGGGCGCGCGCTGACCGCGTCGCTGGAGATCGTCAACCTGACCGACGCCGACGTGTACGACGTCGCCGGTTTTCCGCTTCCGGGCCGCAGCTTCCGGGCGGGCCTGAACCTCGATTGACAAGGAGCCGGCAACGTGAACCGCAGCCTCCGCCTCGCCGTCCTCTGCCTCTGCCTGGGCACGGCCGCGCCCGTCGTCGCCTGGGACGACTTCGTCGTGCTGACCACCGACTTCCAGACCGTCGGCGGCGTCACGCGCGTGGACCGCGACGCACCCTGGTTGTCCGCGATCGACGTGGCGACCATCTCGTCCGACGCCGTGGGCCGCTGGCACGACGGCCGCTACTACGTGGTCAACCGCAGCGCGTCCAACATCCAGGTCCTGGATCCCGCGCAGGGCATGGCCACCGTCCTGCAGTTCAGCGTCGGGGTCGGGCGCAACCCCCAGGACATCGCGTTCTCCACCGACGGGCGCGCCTTCGTCTCCTGCCTCGACGCGGCCCTGCTGCTGGAGGTGGATCCCGTCGCCGGCGGCGTGGTGCGGTCGTGGTCCACCGCCGGTTTCGCCGACGCCGACGGGCTGCCCGAAACCGGCTGGATGCTGGCCGTCGCCGACCGCCTCTTCATCACCTGCCAGCGCCTGAACCGCGACGGCTGGTGGGAGCCGACCGGCCCGGGGCTGCTGCTCGTCTTCGACATGGTCGCCGGGACCTGGGGCGCGCCCGTCGTGCTGGCCGGGTACAACCCGGCGCCGCCGCTGTCGCTGTCGCCCGACGGCACGCGGCTGCTGGCGCCGACGGTGGGCCAGTACGGCCTGCTGGACGCGGGCTTCGAGACGGTCGACCTGGCGACCCTGACCAGCAGCGGCCTGCTGGTCACCGAGCAGCAGTTCGGCGGCGAGGTCGTCGACGTCGTCATGACCGGGGCGCACCGCGCCTGGGCGATCCTGAACGACACGTCCTTCCGCACGTCGCTGAAGACCTTCGACCCCGCAGGCGGCGTTGCCCCCACGACCGTCGTCGCCTCGAACGGCTACCATTACGCGGACCTGGCGTGGGACGGCGCGCAGCAGATCTACCTCTGCGACCGGACGACCGGCGCCGCCGGCGTGCGCGTGTTCCACCAGACTTCGGCCGCCGAGTTGACCGCGGCCCCGATCCCCACGGGCCGGCCGCCGTTCCAGGCCGTCCTGCCCCTGGAGACCGACGCGACCGCGGCTCCCCACATCGCGGCGGCCGCCGGTCCCGCGTTGGGCGCGCCCTGGCCCAACCCGGCCAACCCGCGCACGACCTTCGCCGCCGTGGCCGCTCCCGGCGCCGCCGTCGCGTTCGCGGTGCTGGACCTGCGCGGCCGGCGCCTGTGCGAGGCGAACCGCACGGCCGGCGCCGACGGGCGCGCCGTGTGGGAGTTCGACGGCCGCGACCGCGCGGGGCGCGCCCTGCCTTCGGGCGCCTACCGCGTGACCGTGTCCGGCGCGGGGGAGGCGGCCGGCGAGGCGCGCCTGTTCACCCTGGCGCGCTGACCGGCCGCGCACTAGGATGGACCCGCACCCCGACCAGGAGCCGACATGACCCGCATCTACACCCGGACCGGCGACGACGGCGAGACGTCCCTCATCGGCGGGCGTCGCGCCCCCAAGGCGGACGTGCGCGTGGATCTCTACGGCGAGGTGGACGAGCTCAACAGCCACCTCGGCCTCGCGGTCGCCCTGCTCGGCGCCGCGCCGCCGCCCGCCGCCGCCGGCGACGCCGACGCGGTCCGGACGCTGCGCGACGAACTGTCGACGATCCAGTCGCGGCTGTTCGACCTCGGCGCCTTGCTGGCCGACCCCGAGCGCAGCGAGCAGCTCGCGCGCGAGGGCGCGCCGGTGCCCGGTCTCGACGAGGCGGACCTCGAGCGGGCGATCGACCGCATGGAGGGCGGCCTCGCGCCGCTGCGCCGCTTCATCCTGCCGGGTGGGGTCCCGGCCGCCGCGGCCCTGCACGTCGCGCGCACGGTGTGCCGGCGGGCCGAACGCCGCACCGTCGCCGCGGCCCGCGACATCGCCGTGCCCGCGGCGGTGATCCGCTACCTGAACCGCCTGAGCGACTACCTGTTCGTCGCCGCGCGCCGGCTCGACGCGGCCCACGGGGCGGCGGAGACCGTGTGGACCGCCTACGCGCCCGACGGCGATGACGGGACGCGGCCGTGAACGACGCCGTGCGCGAGCGGAACATCCTGCTCGTCACGTCGGTGGCGCACTTCCTGGCCCACTTCGGCCTGCTGATCTTCCCGTCCCTGGTCCTGTCGATCCAGCGGGACTGGAACCTGCCCTTCGATCGCGCGCTCGCCCTCGGCTTCTGGATGTACCTGCTGTTCGGTCTGGGCGCCCTGCCCACCGGCGTGCTGACCGACCTGTGGCGACGTCCCCGGCTGATGATCGTCATCTGCCTGGCGGGCATGGCCGCCTGCTCGCTGTGGGCCGGCCTGACGCGCACGGCGTCGCAGCTGACCTGGGCGCTGGGCGGCCTGGGCCTGTTCGCCTCGATCTACCATCCCGCGGGCATGGGGCTGATCTCCACCGGCGTGAAGCGCCGGGGCTGGGCTCTGGGCGTCAACGGGGTCGCCGGCAACCTCGGCGAGGTCCTCGCCCCGGTCGCGGCGGGCCTGCTGGCGGTGGTGCTGGGCTGGCGCAGCGTCTACCTGGTGCTGGCCGTGCCTTCGGCCGCGATGGCCGTGCTGGCCCTGCGCCTGCGCGCCGACGGGTCGCCCGCGCCCGCCGCCCGCGAGGCGGCGTCGCCGCGCGGGCGGCGGCGGACCGTGCTCGTCTTCTCGCTGCTCTGCGTGGCGATGGTGTGCGGCGGGATCGCCTACCGCGGTCAGACCCTGGTGCTGCCGAAGTGGTTCCAGGAGCAGGGCGGCGCGCTGGTCGCCGCCGTCGAGGGCTGGACGTGGCTGCCCCGCGCCGGGGGCAGCGTCGTCGCGGCCACGGCCCTCACCTCCCTGGCCTACCTCGTCGGCGCCCTGGGGCAGGTGGTGGGCGGGCGGCTCTCCGATCGCCACGACCTGCGGCGGGTCTACTTCGGCTTCCAGGCCTGCGCCCTGCCGCTGCTGGTCCTGATGGGGCGGACGTCCGGCCTGGCGCTGCTGCTCGCGGCCATGGCCTACTCCTTCTTCGCCTTCGGCATGCAGCCGGCCGAGAACTCCCTGGTGGCGGCGCTCACACCGCCGCG carries:
- a CDS encoding cob(I)yrinic acid a,c-diamide adenosyltransferase codes for the protein MTRIYTRTGDDGETSLIGGRRAPKADVRVDLYGEVDELNSHLGLAVALLGAAPPPAAAGDADAVRTLRDELSTIQSRLFDLGALLADPERSEQLAREGAPVPGLDEADLERAIDRMEGGLAPLRRFILPGGVPAAAALHVARTVCRRAERRTVAAARDIAVPAAVIRYLNRLSDYLFVAARRLDAAHGAAETVWTAYAPDGDDGTRP
- a CDS encoding MFS transporter, translated to MNDAVRERNILLVTSVAHFLAHFGLLIFPSLVLSIQRDWNLPFDRALALGFWMYLLFGLGALPTGVLTDLWRRPRLMIVICLAGMAACSLWAGLTRTASQLTWALGGLGLFASIYHPAGMGLISTGVKRRGWALGVNGVAGNLGEVLAPVAAGLLAVVLGWRSVYLVLAVPSAAMAVLALRLRADGSPAPAAREAASPRGRRRTVLVFSLLCVAMVCGGIAYRGQTLVLPKWFQEQGGALVAAVEGWTWLPRAGGSVVAATALTSLAYLVGALGQVVGGRLSDRHDLRRVYFGFQACALPLLVLMGRTSGLALLLAAMAYSFFAFGMQPAENSLVAALTPPRLRSTGYGLKFVLVFGMGSLAVKLVGDWERAGGLATVFPRLALFIFGLLASVIVLTLFTRREAIRNRN